In Deferribacterota bacterium, a single window of DNA contains:
- the rho gene encoding transcription termination factor Rho gives MNIKELKEKPIEELLSIANELGIENPGSLLKQELIFEILKQYSAKNGQIYGQGVLEVLPDGFGFLRSTDYNYLPGPDDIYVSPAQIRKFALRSGDTIAGEIRPPRDNEKYFAVLKVEYINFEPTTKKRVLFENLTPLFPERRINLEAFPTSYDTRIMNLLAPVGKGQRGLIVAPPKTGKTMLLKSIANSITKNHPEIYPIILLIDERPEEVTDMARSVEAEVISSTFDEPAYRHVSVAEMVINKAKRLVEHGRDVCILLDSITRLARAYNSIEPPSGKVLSGGVDSNALHKPKRFFGAARNVEEGGSLTIIATALIDTGSRMDEVIYEEFKGTGNMELHLDRRLVEKRIFPAIDINRSGTRREELLLSKEELNRVWILRRFLSNMNTVDAMEFLLDKIKGTKTNKEFLMAMAK, from the coding sequence GTGAATATTAAAGAACTAAAAGAAAAACCCATTGAGGAACTCTTATCAATTGCAAATGAGTTAGGAATAGAAAACCCAGGGAGTTTATTAAAGCAGGAATTAATATTTGAAATACTTAAGCAATATTCTGCAAAAAATGGCCAAATATATGGGCAAGGTGTTCTAGAAGTTTTGCCAGATGGATTTGGTTTTTTGAGGTCTACTGACTATAACTATCTTCCAGGGCCTGATGATATATATGTATCGCCTGCGCAAATAAGAAAATTTGCCTTAAGGAGTGGTGATACTATTGCTGGAGAGATTAGACCACCTAGAGATAATGAAAAATATTTTGCTGTATTAAAGGTTGAGTATATAAATTTTGAGCCCACAACAAAAAAGAGGGTACTCTTTGAGAATTTAACACCCTTGTTTCCTGAAAGAAGGATAAATTTGGAGGCTTTTCCAACCTCATATGATACAAGGATTATGAATTTATTGGCCCCCGTTGGCAAAGGTCAACGTGGCTTAATTGTAGCCCCACCTAAAACAGGTAAAACAATGCTTTTAAAGTCAATAGCCAATAGTATTACAAAGAACCATCCAGAAATATATCCGATAATCTTATTAATAGATGAAAGACCTGAAGAGGTTACTGATATGGCGAGGTCTGTTGAAGCTGAGGTTATTTCATCAACCTTTGATGAGCCTGCCTATAGGCATGTTTCAGTTGCTGAGATGGTAATAAACAAAGCTAAAAGACTTGTTGAGCATGGTAGAGATGTTTGCATTTTATTAGATAGTATAACAAGGCTTGCTAGAGCCTATAATTCGATTGAGCCACCCAGTGGTAAGGTGCTATCAGGTGGTGTTGATTCAAATGCACTACATAAACCAAAACGTTTTTTTGGAGCTGCAAGGAATGTAGAAGAAGGGGGGAGTCTTACTATTATAGCTACAGCACTGATAGATACAGGCTCTAGAATGGACGAGGTGATATATGAAGAATTTAAAGGGACGGGCAATATGGAGCTTCATTTAGATCGCAGGCTTGTTGAAAAGAGAATATTTCCTGCAATTGATATTAACAGATCAGGGACAAGGAGAGAAGAGCTGTTACTTAGCAAAGAGGAATTAAATAGAGTGTGGATATTAAGGAGATTCTTATCGAACATGAATACTGTCGATGCAATGGAGTTCCTTCTTGATAAGATAAAGGGAACAAAAACGAATAAGGAATTTCTAATGGCTATGGCTAAATAG
- the rpmE gene encoding 50S ribosomal protein L31: protein MKKGIHPEYKEVVFKCACGNEIKTRSTANNKTIAVCSNCHPFFTGQQKFVDTAGRIEKFMKKYAKVEKESKKPKRSKKR, encoded by the coding sequence ATGAAGAAGGGCATTCATCCTGAATACAAAGAAGTAGTTTTTAAATGTGCATGTGGAAACGAGATTAAAACTAGGTCAACTGCAAATAATAAAACAATTGCAGTTTGCTCTAATTGTCATCCTTTTTTTACGGGACAACAGAAGTTTGTTGATACAGCAGGGCGAATTGAGAAGTTTATGAAAAAGTATGCTAAGGTAGAAAAAGAAAGTAAAAAGCCTAAAAGATCTAAGAAAAGATAG